The DNA segment CGAACACACCAGAACCCACGTCGTCGCCCGCCGCAACGCCCGTGGCGGCCGCAGCGCGGGCGAACACCTCATCGCCGCTTTCCGCTGCCTCTACCGCCACGCCGAAGACGACCGCCTCATCACCGCCGCCGACAACCCTGCCCGCAAAGTCGCCAAACCCGCGCGACTTCCCTCGACCCGCCGCGCGGTCGCAAGCAACCAGTTGGCCGAGATCAACCACACCGCCGCCACCACCGGCAACGATCCCACCCTCGACACCCTCCTATTGAGACTTCACACCGAAACCGCCTGCCGCCGCGGCGGAGCACTCAACCTCCGTCCGCAAGACCTCGACCCGGACCAGAGCCTGATCTTCCTCCGCGAAAAAGGCGAAACCGTGCGCTGGCAACCGGTCTCCCCCACGCTGATGACCCACCTGCAACACCACGCCAACGACCGACGCGCACCCCACGACGGGCAACTCCTTCGCTATCGCAACGGACAACCCATCACCAGCCGCCGTTACGACTATTTATGGAGACGGCTGGGCAAGCACCTGCCCTGGGTAGCAACCCAGCAAATCTCCACCCACTGG comes from the Prauserella marina genome and includes:
- a CDS encoding tyrosine-type recombinase/integrase, whose protein sequence is MTAHQHDSTADRADLDAARLLLARMGVAAEDLLTEPVSRPLVPTFADYIPIVSAAVSEGTRRVYNSYWNRILDHWGHRRLDEPTPSQIKQLVEHTRTHVVARRNARGGRSAGEHLIAAFRCLYRHAEDDRLITAADNPARKVAKPARLPSTRRAVASNQLAEINHTAATTGNDPTLDTLLLRLHTETACRRGGALNLRPQDLDPDQSLIFLREKGETVRWQPVSPTLMTHLQHHANDRRAPHDGQLLRYRNGQPITSRRYDYLWRRLGKHLPWVATQQISTHWLRHTTLTWVERNFGYAIARAYAGHNDHGSEVGTTTTYVRATLNEIATALATLTQEPHPLS